A window of the Candidatus Dadabacteria bacterium genome harbors these coding sequences:
- the pckA gene encoding phosphoenolpyruvate carboxykinase (ATP) — MSENFSIEKELSEKHQLKKPSGVYYNLAVSRLYEEAIKRNEGHIGESGTFVGYTSPHTGRSPKDRFVVKEPSTEKNIDWGAVNKPVSPEVFDHFYEKVMDYFKGKDVFVRDLQVCAHPDYRTNVRVINEFAWHNLFVNNLFIRPGASELPHKEVGFTVISAPGFKADNPEKYGLNSETFIFLNLSRRIALIGGTRYAGEMKKSVFAAMNFLLPERNVFPMHCSANIGKDGNVALFFGLSGTGKTTLSADPERALIGDDEHGWFDEGVFNFEGGCYAKTIKLSPTTEPEIYQAALKFGSVLENVELDPETGKIDFDSDRYTENTRGAYQIDMLENIVPEGIGGIPKSIFMLTYDAFGVLPPISRLDSDQAMRYFLLGYTAKVAGTERGVSKPQATFSSCFGSPFLPRPPKFYGAMLKERMEKHKVNVWLLNTGISGGPFGVGKRMPLPSTRALVTAAVSGLLDDREFVKVPILDLSVPADCPGVDSTLLQPRLSWDDPDEYDHKARTLSELFEKEYEKYV; from the coding sequence ATGTCCGAGAATTTTTCAATCGAAAAGGAGCTTTCAGAAAAACACCAGCTTAAGAAACCTTCAGGAGTATATTACAACCTTGCCGTTTCCAGGCTTTACGAAGAGGCGATCAAGAGAAACGAAGGACACATTGGTGAGAGTGGAACTTTTGTAGGCTACACCTCCCCTCATACTGGAAGATCCCCCAAGGACAGATTTGTGGTAAAGGAGCCCTCCACGGAAAAAAATATAGACTGGGGAGCGGTAAACAAGCCCGTATCACCAGAGGTATTTGATCACTTTTACGAGAAGGTGATGGATTATTTCAAGGGGAAGGACGTTTTCGTGAGAGACCTGCAGGTCTGCGCTCATCCGGACTACAGAACAAACGTGAGGGTGATTAATGAATTCGCCTGGCACAATCTTTTCGTAAATAATCTCTTCATACGACCCGGCGCTTCTGAGCTTCCGCATAAGGAAGTGGGTTTTACAGTCATTTCAGCCCCGGGTTTTAAGGCGGACAACCCAGAAAAATACGGTCTTAACAGCGAAACCTTTATATTTCTTAACCTAAGCCGAAGAATTGCCCTTATCGGTGGTACACGCTACGCGGGAGAGATGAAAAAATCCGTTTTTGCCGCCATGAATTTTCTTCTGCCGGAAAGAAACGTTTTTCCAATGCACTGTTCGGCAAACATCGGAAAGGACGGAAATGTGGCGCTTTTCTTCGGATTGTCGGGAACTGGGAAAACCACGCTTTCTGCTGATCCCGAAAGGGCGCTTATCGGAGATGACGAACATGGCTGGTTTGATGAAGGGGTTTTTAATTTCGAAGGTGGCTGTTATGCGAAGACCATAAAGCTTAGCCCGACTACAGAACCCGAGATTTATCAAGCAGCGCTTAAGTTCGGTTCGGTTCTTGAAAATGTCGAACTTGATCCGGAAACAGGAAAGATAGATTTTGACAGCGACAGGTATACGGAGAATACCCGCGGGGCATACCAGATTGATATGCTCGAAAATATTGTTCCGGAAGGAATAGGCGGTATTCCCAAAAGTATTTTCATGCTTACCTATGATGCTTTCGGAGTCCTGCCCCCTATATCAAGGCTTGATTCCGACCAAGCCATGCGTTATTTCCTTCTGGGCTACACGGCGAAAGTTGCCGGCACCGAGAGGGGAGTGAGCAAACCTCAGGCGACTTTCAGCTCATGTTTCGGGTCTCCTTTTCTTCCAAGACCCCCGAAGTTCTACGGAGCGATGCTGAAAGAAAGAATGGAAAAACACAAAGTAAACGTATGGCTTCTAAATACCGGAATTTCCGGCGGGCCTTTCGGGGTCGGTAAGAGAATGCCTCTTCCATCCACAAGAGCTCTTGTTACAGCAGCCGTAAGCGGTTTGCTTGACGACAGAGAGTTTGTCAAAGTTCCTATACTTGACCTCTCCGTGCCGGCTGATTGCCCTGGAGTTGATTCGACTCTTCTACAACCTCGACTTTCATGGGATGATCCGGACGAATATGATCACAAGGCTCGTACTCTTTCGGAGCTTTTCGAGAAAGAATACGAAAAGTATGTCTAG